The Cryptococcus deuterogattii R265 chromosome 3, complete sequence genome has a segment encoding these proteins:
- a CDS encoding cytoplasmic protein, with protein MPPRKPQTLQSLLPPILSLLPNTYSAHQKALTTTARLLHASPPEYGLAIEILFAVAKELLKTGEAGSGSELGVRMLTVMGEAGIEVNESSRANVTQLLALTPATGPWRKKLVDSAVKWTQAHGECPCGDPHLQQYIGEMYYREGQYFLAEQHLLASGKRDASIVLADMMFEWCGKGALDPGPFALRGILPPLLHSPPSIVPAFTFLTTFLAHLTSPSSVFHASLASSIPSQTSFSLPEIIVTASQSLNFAQLALVTIQHAPAKGVSGVHAGGTDGGIAREWKALCARYSKTSPVVAQPEVQEALSQIATEVFLIPRPRSSSNNDLLQNLMGSLFGGGR; from the exons ATGCCTCCTCGCAAACCACAGACCCTccaatctctccttccccctattctctctcttcttccaaacaCATATTCTGCCCATCAGAAGGCACTCACTACTACTGCTCGTCTCCTACATGCCTCTCCGCCTGAGTATGGTCTTGCGATAGAAATCCTCTTTGCAGTGGCAAAGGAACTTCTGAAAACAGGCGAAGCAGGGAGCGGGAGCGAGCTGGGAGTGAGGATGTTGACTGTCATGGGGGAAGCTGGAATCGAGGTCAACGAGAGTTCCAGAG CAAACGTAACTCAACTACTGGCGCTGACTCCTGCTACTGGTCCATggcggaagaagctcgTGGACTCTGCTGTCAAATGGACTCAGGCCCATGGAGAATGTCCATGCGGGGATCCCCATCTGCAGCAGTATATCGGCGAAATGTATTATAGAG AGGGGCAATACTTCTTGGCTGAACAACATCTTCTGGCGTctgggaaaagagatgcCTCGATTGTACTTGCCGATATGATGTTTGAGTG GTGTGGGAAAGGCGCTCTTGACCCAGGGCCGTTTGCTCTTCGCGgtatccttcctcctctacttcactctcctccttcaatCGTGCCAGCTTTCACCTTCCTGACTACCTTCCTCGCTCATCTCACCTCTCCTTCGTCCGTCTTTCATGCCTCTCTTGCGTCCAGTATCCCATCCCAAACGTCATTTTCCCTCCCTGAGATCATCGTGACTGCCAGTCAATCTCTCAATTTCGCGCAACTGGCCTTGGTAACGATCCAGCATGCACCGGCTAAGGGTGTGAGCGGTGTACACGCCGGTGGCACAGACGGGGGTATTGCAAGGGAGTGGAAGGCTCTTTGCGCCAGATACTCAAAAACTAGTCCAGTGGTAGCTCAGCCTGAGGTACAAGAA GCTCTTTCTCAGATTGCCACGGAAGTCTTCCTCATTCCACGGCCCAGGAGTTCGAGCAATAATGATCTTCTACAAAATCTTATGGGGTCCTTATTTGGCGGTGGTAGATGA
- a CDS encoding 40S ribosomal protein S11 codes for MAEQTEKAFQKQHLFQNAKSKGGKKIATKTKRWYKDVGLGFKTPNEAINGTYIDKKCPFTGDISIRGRILNGIVHSTKMTNTIIIRREYLHYIPKYRRYEKRHKNLAAHCSPAFRVEIGDQVTVGQCRPLSKTVRFNVLRVSKNKAAKGFAKF; via the exons ATGGCCGAGCAGACCGAGAAAGCTTTCCAGAAGCAGCACCTTTTCCAGAACGCCAAGTCCAAGG gcggcaagaagattgctACCAAGACTAAGCGATGGTACAAGGATGTCGGTCTCGGTTTCAAGACCCCCAACG AGGCCATCAACGGCACCTACATCGACAAGAAGTGCCCCTTCACTGGTGACATCTCTATTCGAGGCCGAATTCTTAACGGTATCGTCCACTCTACCAAGATGACCAacactatcatcatccgaCGAGAGTACCTCCACTA CATCCCCAAGTACCGACGATACGAGAAGCGACACAAGAACCTTGCCGCCCACTGCTCTCCTGCTTTCCGAGTCGAGATTGGTGACCAGGTTACTGTTG GCCAATGCCGACCTCTCTCCAAAACTGTCCGATTCAACGTCCTCCGTGTCTCTAAGAACAAGGCTGCTAAGGGCTTTGCCAAGTTCTAA
- a CDS encoding cytoplasmic protein yields the protein MSKRLSRRKQREAEELESLKAPISPPEGLVGEREESEDESPQPVVSVPANAFAALEEENSNEDDVTEEELHTPAVIAEKSKKKNKKKKSKKKEKESDPFAGLDEVDRALAELKLRYGEEISDSGKPEVVDVVGEGRSSLKFRSLLSVDPKNLDADAELRRFFGSKVIASSAQPGKRRPGIQSKFRYTISKPKPQYPPTTSLSGLVMREMPNEEVDELYGRRGRVQLDKGEKWFTFEHVGVWRQIERQFMGAVQSHDPNQLMALLQVYPWHVDTLLQMSEVYRLQSDIGAASDYAERALYAFDRCLMPAFSVVSGTSRLDFDRVENRPLFTALHRIISYLGRRGCWATAFNFAKLLFSLDPEGDHHGAAFWLDFLAIKSGNSSWLLSMIDQGDSQPAVASWLAYPGMAYAKALALRMEEEKSKNQEDHTASDQALREAITDFPQIVVPLADKIGASLPEGVRSEALFNVEAGYSDSPSNAIHLLSHIYVSRSEALWKDANRLQWFENQVAHALPELYSESSKLARDDILALIQAPRDPVDDSINVPSFICRHVLCSENTSWLAFLPPVITSRPFHSFDPLPPTTAISIYDSSYFSGVRPSRRGGVAANGRPEGAWQMMNTFVEQIFDAVEQDPGNWRERVQALWQQLETENDMGRVPQAERNNMYEGLIRLAENVANGLNAQGAVNPGAMPGAFPNAGGNH from the exons ATGTCGAAAAGGCTCAGTAGGCGTAAGCAAagagaggcagaagaacTTGAATCTCTCAAAGCTCCTATTTCTCCCCCTGAAGGACTCGTAGGAGAGCgggaagaaagtgaagatgagtcCCCTCAGCCTGTCGTATCGGTTCCTGCGAACGCCTTTGCAGCC cttgaagaggaaaattccaatgaagatgatgttacagaagaggagctgCATACTCCTGCTGTAATCGCCGAAAAG agcaaaaagaagaataagaagaaaaaatccaagaagaaggaaaaagaatcTGACCCATTTGCTGGTCTTGATGAAGTCGATAGGGCTTTGGCCGAGCTGAAACTTCG ATATGGTGAAGAGATATCTGATTCGGGTAAACCAGAGGTAGTTGACGTTGTTGGAGAGGGACGGAGTAGTTTGAAATTCCG AAGCTTGTTGTCGGTGGATCCTAAGAACCTTGATGCCGATGCAGAACTGCGGCGCTTTTTCGGCTCTAAAGTA ATTGCGTCGTCAGCTCAACCAGGTAAACGTCGACCAGGCATCCAATCTAAGTTTCGCTATACAATATCTAAACCCAAACCGCAATATCCGCCAACGACATCGCTTTCAGGACTTGTGATGCGAGAAATGCCGAATGAAGAGGTGGACGAGCTCTATGGAAGGCGAGGGCGGGTGCAACTGGATAAAGGTGAAAAGTGGTTTACTTTTGAGCATGTCGGTGTCTGGAGACAAATTGAGAGGCAGTTCATGGGAGCAGTCCAGTCTCATG ATCCTAACCAATTGATGGCCTTGCTTCAAGTCTATCCATGGCATGTGGATACTTTGCTGCAAATGAGTGAAGTCTACAGGCTTCAGTCGG ATATCGGAGCTGCATCAGATTATGCTGAGCGCGCTCTCTATGCTTTCGATAGATGTCTTATGCCCGCCTTCAGCGTCGTCTCTGGTACTTCTAGGTTGGACTTTGATCGAGTCGAAAACAGACCGCTGTTCACAGCTTTGCATAGGATCATTTC TTATCTgggcagaagagggtgtTGGGCTACCGCGTTCAACTTCGCGAAACTTTTGTTTTCTCTGGACCCAGAG GGGGACCATCACGGGGCTGCATTTTGGCTTGATTTCCTGGCCATCAAATCTGGCAACTCATCGTGGCTTCTTTCTATGATCGACCAAGGCGACAGTCAACCTGCTGTTGCCTCGTGGCTCGCGTATCCGGGAATGGCGTATGCCAAGGCTTTAGCTCTtcgaatggaagaggagaaaagcaAGAATCAAGAAGACCATACGGCGAGCGATCAAGCGTTACGGGAGGCGATCACGGATTTCCCGCAGATTGTCGTACCGCTAGCAGATAAGATTGGGGCTAGTTTGCCTGAAGGTGTACGAAGCGAAGCGCTTTTCAATGTCGAAGCTGGCTACAG CGATTCCCCATCCAACGCTATCCATCTTTTGTCACATATCTACGTTTCGCGCTCCGAAGCGCTGTGGAAAGACGCCAATCGTTTGCAGTGGTTTGAGAACCAAGTAGCCCACGCGCTACCTGAATTGTATTCAGAATCGTCCAAGCTCGCTCGAGACGACATCCTCGCTCTTATTCAAGCGCCCCGAGATCCTGTGGACGATTCCATCAATGTTCCTTCTTTTATATGCCGACATGTACTGTGCTCAGAGAATACGTCGTGGCTGgctttcctccctcctgTAATCACTTCTCgtcctttccattcttttgATCCACTTCCACCTACCACAGCCATCTCCATTTACGATTCTTCGTACTTTTCAGGTGTGCGACCATCACGGCGTGGTGGGGTCGCTGCCAATGGCCGTCCCGAAGGAGCCtggcagatgatgaacacATTCGTGGAGCAAATCTTTGATGCGGTAGAGCAAGATCCTGGAAACTGGCGCGAACGAGTGCAAGCACTATGGCAACAGCTCGAGACGGAGAATGACATGGGGAGGGTACCTCAAGCAGAGAGGAACAATATGTATGAAGGT TTGATAAGACTAGCCGAAAATGTAGCCAATGGCTTGAATGCTCAGGGAGCTGTGAATCCTGGGGCTATGCCAGGCGCTTTCCCAAATGCCGGGGGCAACCATTGA